The genomic region GGAAACCCTGACCGCGCAAGTGTTCCTGGAGGTGCCCGAGGCCGCGGACATCCGCGCGGACCTCGCCGCGCCGCCCGGCGTTCGAGTGCACTGGCTGGCGCGCACGGACCCGCACCAGCGGCCGGGTGTGCTCGCGCTGGACACCGTCCGGGCGGCCGAGCTGCCGCCGGGCCCCTGCTACGCCTGGGTCGCCGGGGAGTCGAAGCTGGCCACCGGGCTGCGCCGGCACCTGGTCAACGACCGCGGCCTGGCCAAGCCGGACATCGGCTTCGTCGGGTACTGGCGGCACGGCCGGTCCAGCCCCGGCTGAACAACTAAGGTGAACCTAACAAGTCTTTAGCTATGCTCAGGACATGACAACTCCACTGCTCAGCGCCGAGGCCGCGGTCAGCACCGACCGCCCCTCTCGCTACCTCACCCAGCTGTGCAAGCACTTCGCGCACAAGATCGAGGCCGCCGAGTTCTCCGAGGAACGCGGCGACCTCACCTTCGGCGCGGGCAAAGCCGAGCTGACCGCCGAGACCGGGGTCCTGCGCCTGCGCGTGCACGCCGACTCCGAGGAGAACCTGGAGCGGATGCAGCACGTGGTGGGCAGCCACCTGGTGCGCTTCGGCCAGCGCGACGAGCTCGCGGTGGACTGGTCCCGGATCTAGAGCGGCGACTCGGTCGCCAGCCGCATGAGGCCCTCCTGCACGACCGTGGCGACGAGCTGGCCGTCGGCCGAGAAGAACCGGCCGGTGGCGAGCCCGCGCCCGCCCGAGGCGCTCGGCGAGACGCAGTCGTAGAGCAGCCACTCGTCGGCGCGGAACGGCCGGTGGAACCACATCGCGTGGTCCAGGCTGGCGCCGATCACGCCGTCGGAGCCCCAGTTCAGGCCGTGCCTGGCCAGCACCCCGTCGAGCAGGGTCATGTCCGAGCAGTAGGCCAGCAGGCACACGTGCAGCAGGTCGTCGTCGGGCAGCTTGCCGTCGGCGCGCATCCACACCTGGTTGTTGGCCTGCTCGCGCGGGCCGGAGTCCTTGGACACCCACGGCGGGTCGGTCACGTAGCGGACGTCGATCGGCCTGGGCATGGTCGCCCACGCCTTGAGCTGCTCGCGGTAGGGCGCGGTGCGCTCGGCATAGGTCGGCAGGGTCTCCGGCGCGGCCACCTTCGGCATCTCGGTGGCGTGCTCCAGACCCTCCTCGACCACCTGGAAGGAGGCGGACAGCGAGAAGATCGCCTTGCCGTGCTGCACGGCCACCACGCGGCGGGTGGTGAAGGAGCGGCCGTCCCGGATCCGGTCCACCTCGTAGACGATCGGCACCCTGGGGTCGCCGCCGCGGATGAAGTAGGCGTGCAACGAGTGCACCTTGCGCTCCGAGGGCACCGTGCGGCCCGCGGCGACCAGCGCCTGACCGGCGACCTGGCCACCGAACACCCTGGTCGGCGAGATCGAGGGACTGACCCCGCGGAAGATGTTCTCCTCGATCTTCTCCAGGTCGAGCAGCGCGACCAGGCGGTCGAGGATCGGCTGGCCGTGCGGCACTCCGTCCAGGGCCAGGGGCGCGGGCTGCGCTCCCTGGGCCCCGGTCGGATCGGCGGCTGCGG from Crossiella sp. CA-258035 harbors:
- a CDS encoding DUF2218 domain-containing protein; this encodes MTTPLLSAEAAVSTDRPSRYLTQLCKHFAHKIEAAEFSEERGDLTFGAGKAELTAETGVLRLRVHADSEENLERMQHVVGSHLVRFGQRDELAVDWSRI
- the tesB gene encoding acyl-CoA thioesterase II codes for the protein MTEAARAAAADPTGAQGAQPAPLALDGVPHGQPILDRLVALLDLEKIEENIFRGVSPSISPTRVFGGQVAGQALVAAGRTVPSERKVHSLHAYFIRGGDPRVPIVYEVDRIRDGRSFTTRRVVAVQHGKAIFSLSASFQVVEEGLEHATEMPKVAAPETLPTYAERTAPYREQLKAWATMPRPIDVRYVTDPPWVSKDSGPREQANNQVWMRADGKLPDDDLLHVCLLAYCSDMTLLDGVLARHGLNWGSDGVIGASLDHAMWFHRPFRADEWLLYDCVSPSASGGRGLATGRFFSADGQLVATVVQEGLMRLATESPL